The Anastrepha ludens isolate Willacy chromosome 2, idAnaLude1.1, whole genome shotgun sequence genome contains a region encoding:
- the LOC128860367 gene encoding putative nuclease HARBI1, with protein sequence MGYPQCIGAIDGCHIEIHPRKEEAIDYYNYKGWYSVILLALVDAKYRFVYIHCGSPGRCNDSSIFEKSSLKRELQSCALLDELSLQYGSTKIPVHIIGDSAFRLSQHLMKPYPHSVTNTPEQKQFNYRLSKCRRVVENAFGHLKARFRRIGEGVDNHIKNVNTVISCACVLHNFLIAEKDLILENWLVEMHRDSRRNIQCGTNAVDRSSVKGIFQCGSFVQCWRRWWRK encoded by the exons ATGGGCTATCCACAATGTATTGGAGCAATAG ATGGATGTCATATTGAAATTCATCCAAGAAAGGAAGAAGCCATTGATTACTACAACTACAAAGGGTGGTATTCCGTAATACTATTGGCTTTGGTAGACGCAAAATATAGATTTGTTTATATACATTGCGGCAGTCCTGGAAGATGCAACGACtcctcaatttttgaaaaatcatcgcTAAAGCGCGAGTTGCAAAGTTGTGCACTTCTTGATGAATTGAGCTTGCAGTATGGATCCACAAAAATACCAGTCCATATTATAGGGGACTCTGCTTTTCGTCTCTCTCAGCATTTAATGAAGCCATATCCGCATAGTGTGACCAATACACCCgaacaaaaacaattcaacTATAGATTGTCTAAGTGCCGGCGTGTTGTGGAAAATGCTTTTGGCCATTTAAAAGCCCG ATTTAggagaattggagaaggcgtgGATAACCACATCAAAAATGTAAACACAGTTATTTCATGTGCATgtgttttacataattttttgattgctgagaaggatttaattttggaaaattggcTAGTGGAAATGCATCGCGATTCCAGGCGCAATATTCAATGCGGCACCAATGCAGTTGACCGATCGAGCGTTAAAGGAATATTTCA gTGCGGAAGCTTCGTTCAGTGCTGGAGACGATGGTggcgaaaatga